The following proteins come from a genomic window of Microbacterium sp. SY138:
- a CDS encoding MFS transporter: MSTVSDPVEIVAPPAFRRDRLVHAWIGVKALSDAGDALWTIALAWTAVQVASPAVAGLIVAAGTVPRAVILLFGGVIADRADARRIMLVFNVLRVGVLVAVAVWVLTTPPSVAVLLFAAIAFGVCDAFYEPSAGTIARQLVRAVDLPSYGAAAQTASRLGTMGGAAIGGFVVAHAGLAGSASVNALTFTLVVAFIAIWLRPRFRLARAEKETALRGIARGFAHLSANPTTRTLVIALSGLNLAVGPAVGIGLALRAHDEGWGAQAVGLFEALLGLGAALGAVSVAKWRPRHEARAGFWALVVQGAGIVALGFGPAWTVGTAAFVIGATAGYASVLLSATFSATVDTAYLGRMGSLTRLGDDCLMPLAMAGFGALASATALWVPFTIFGGAMMALMILPLSNRTFRAMSLKPAV, translated from the coding sequence ATGTCGACCGTCAGCGACCCTGTCGAGATCGTCGCGCCCCCCGCCTTCCGCCGCGATCGCCTGGTGCACGCGTGGATCGGCGTGAAGGCGCTCTCGGATGCCGGCGACGCTCTCTGGACCATCGCCCTCGCCTGGACGGCCGTGCAGGTCGCCTCTCCCGCCGTCGCAGGACTGATCGTCGCCGCGGGAACCGTGCCCCGGGCGGTGATCCTGCTGTTCGGAGGCGTGATCGCCGACCGCGCAGACGCCCGTCGCATCATGCTCGTGTTCAACGTGCTCCGGGTCGGCGTGCTGGTCGCCGTCGCGGTCTGGGTGCTCACGACTCCTCCCTCTGTCGCCGTGCTGCTCTTCGCCGCGATCGCGTTCGGCGTCTGCGATGCGTTCTACGAGCCGTCGGCGGGCACGATCGCCCGCCAGCTGGTCAGAGCCGTCGACCTCCCCAGCTACGGCGCTGCAGCGCAGACGGCGTCTCGGCTCGGCACCATGGGCGGCGCGGCGATCGGTGGATTCGTCGTCGCGCACGCCGGTCTCGCCGGAAGCGCATCCGTGAACGCCCTGACCTTCACACTGGTGGTCGCTTTCATCGCGATCTGGCTGCGCCCCCGCTTCCGTCTCGCCCGTGCGGAGAAGGAGACCGCTCTGCGCGGCATCGCGCGCGGGTTCGCCCATCTCTCCGCGAACCCCACGACCCGCACGCTCGTGATCGCCCTCTCGGGACTGAACCTGGCCGTCGGACCCGCCGTCGGGATCGGGCTCGCCCTGAGGGCGCATGACGAGGGGTGGGGCGCCCAGGCTGTCGGCCTGTTCGAGGCGCTGCTCGGCCTCGGCGCCGCACTCGGGGCTGTGTCGGTGGCGAAGTGGCGCCCGCGGCACGAGGCACGGGCAGGTTTCTGGGCGCTGGTCGTGCAGGGCGCCGGAATCGTGGCGCTCGGCTTCGGGCCGGCATGGACCGTCGGTACCGCCGCTTTCGTCATCGGCGCCACCGCGGGGTACGCATCGGTGCTGCTGAGTGCGACGTTCTCGGCGACCGTCGACACCGCATATCTCGGTCGCATGGGGTCCCTCACCCGTCTTGGCGACGATTGCCTCATGCCGCTCGCGATGGCCGGATTCGGCGCACTCGCCTCCGCGACCGCACTCTGGGTGCCGTTCACCATTTTCGGCGGCGCGATGATGGCGCTGATGATCCTGCCCTTGAGCAATCGGACTTTCCGGGCGATGTCGCTGAAACCCGCAGTCTGA
- a CDS encoding sigma-70 family RNA polymerase sigma factor, translating to MPLQTDDQRWAAQAAAGDESAFRELYRTHVRPVYWIAHGILASPADAEDVTQETFVVAWRKLPRLELQGESILPWLATICRFQAANRVRQRRRDQAHTAEAVDETLLPDTVSVEEQVITAELAARIAQEVGTLSELDREIFRLCASEGYAYQTAAEELGVTHAVVRNRLSRVRTQLRGAVTEARDA from the coding sequence ATGCCCCTGCAGACAGATGACCAGAGATGGGCGGCGCAGGCCGCGGCGGGCGACGAGAGCGCCTTCCGCGAGCTGTACCGCACACACGTGCGACCTGTGTACTGGATCGCGCACGGCATCCTCGCCTCGCCGGCCGACGCGGAGGATGTGACGCAGGAGACGTTCGTCGTCGCCTGGCGCAAACTCCCCCGTCTGGAGCTCCAGGGCGAGTCGATCCTGCCCTGGTTGGCCACGATCTGTCGCTTCCAGGCAGCGAATCGAGTTCGCCAACGTCGGAGGGATCAGGCGCACACCGCGGAGGCGGTCGATGAGACCCTGCTGCCGGACACGGTGAGCGTCGAGGAACAGGTCATCACGGCGGAGCTGGCAGCGCGGATCGCGCAGGAGGTGGGCACGTTGAGCGAGCTGGACCGCGAGATCTTCCGCCTGTGCGCGTCGGAGGGCTACGCCTATCAGACGGCTGCCGAGGAGCTCGGGGTGACCCACGCGGTCGTTCGGAATCGTCTCTCCCGAGTGCGCACGCAGTTGCGGGGCGCCGTCACGGAAGCGAGAGACGCATGA
- a CDS encoding phosphotransferase, which yields MADSPAAELTLAERDVRELLHGVAPQWAALPLTRVAEGWDNVTWRLGPDLAVRIPRRERAAPLIRHEQRALPAIALRLAPTNVRTPLPVFAGAPTPMFPWPWSIVPWLPGSHALGRARRDNTSWAADLAAVLVALHHDAPVDAPRNPMRGVPLSARDESIRSRLADLAPALAEPLDALWQTGLDAAPAAESTWIHGDLHPGNILVDGDRLSALIDFGDVTSGDPAYDLAAGWLAFDTEGRHVFRRATASRYDDATWMRARAWAAAVAAILCHSSDDREDLRALGHDTALELSGVSSSC from the coding sequence ATGGCGGACTCCCCTGCCGCCGAGCTCACCCTCGCCGAGCGTGATGTGCGAGAGCTCCTCCACGGTGTCGCGCCACAATGGGCAGCGCTTCCCCTGACACGCGTCGCTGAGGGATGGGACAACGTCACGTGGCGCCTCGGGCCCGACCTCGCGGTGCGCATCCCCCGCCGCGAACGCGCGGCGCCTCTGATCAGGCACGAACAGCGCGCCCTTCCTGCGATCGCCCTCCGCCTCGCCCCCACGAACGTCCGCACCCCTCTTCCGGTGTTCGCCGGCGCACCCACGCCGATGTTCCCCTGGCCGTGGTCGATCGTGCCGTGGCTTCCGGGAAGCCACGCGCTCGGTCGCGCCCGTCGCGACAACACCTCCTGGGCGGCAGACCTCGCCGCGGTGCTCGTCGCCCTGCACCATGACGCGCCCGTCGATGCGCCCCGGAACCCCATGCGCGGCGTCCCGTTGAGTGCTCGCGATGAGAGCATCCGCTCGCGCCTCGCCGACCTCGCCCCAGCGCTCGCGGAGCCTCTCGACGCCCTCTGGCAGACGGGCCTGGACGCCGCACCAGCAGCCGAGAGCACCTGGATCCACGGTGATCTGCACCCCGGCAACATCCTCGTCGACGGCGACCGCCTCTCCGCACTGATCGATTTCGGTGATGTGACCTCGGGCGATCCCGCCTACGATCTCGCCGCGGGGTGGCTCGCCTTCGACACCGAAGGCCGACACGTGTTCCGGCGCGCGACGGCATCGAGATACGACGACGCCACCTGGATGCGCGCTCGCGCCTGGGCAGCAGCCGTCGCGGCCATCCTCTGCCATTCGAGCGACGATCGCGAGGACCTGCGCGCGCTCGGCCACGACACCGCTCTGGAGCTGTCCGGAGTTTCCTCCTCCTGCTGA
- a CDS encoding serine protease — protein MTTVRSRTKKILGAGITGAAVICASLLIGPAAGATTNDGTTPPDQDERALSRIIGGQAVPNDAYPFMASLQAGGESFCGGSLLGPTLVMTAAHCVTGTDSLTGLPTIDVDGVSVVVGRTVLSDGTQGQERGLSESPGAEPIVHPRYLAGDSAYDVAFLVLDAPVQGIVPVKLPTKGTDALLRPGQSATVIGWGNTDTALANFPDRLRQVQVPMLATAECELSYGAFRPDVNLCAGVVGKDSCQGDSGGPLFRQPPARETAYQIGVVSYGDGCGGQGAPGVYVSLSSADLWDTMAESSEGKALKEALGR, from the coding sequence ATGACGACCGTACGATCCAGAACGAAGAAGATTCTCGGCGCCGGGATTACCGGCGCCGCCGTCATCTGCGCCAGCCTGCTGATCGGGCCCGCAGCAGGCGCCACGACGAATGACGGCACGACCCCACCGGACCAGGACGAGCGCGCGCTGTCGCGCATCATCGGGGGCCAGGCGGTCCCGAACGACGCCTACCCGTTCATGGCTTCGCTCCAGGCCGGCGGCGAATCCTTCTGCGGGGGCTCGCTCCTGGGCCCGACGCTGGTGATGACCGCAGCGCACTGCGTCACCGGCACGGACTCCCTCACCGGTCTGCCGACGATCGACGTCGACGGCGTCTCGGTGGTCGTGGGGCGTACGGTGTTGTCCGACGGTACGCAGGGACAGGAACGCGGGCTGTCCGAGTCCCCCGGCGCCGAGCCCATCGTCCATCCTCGCTACCTCGCCGGCGACAGTGCCTATGACGTCGCCTTCCTCGTGCTGGACGCGCCCGTCCAGGGCATCGTCCCGGTGAAGCTGCCGACCAAGGGGACGGACGCCCTGCTGCGCCCCGGTCAGAGTGCGACCGTCATCGGCTGGGGGAACACGGACACCGCTCTCGCCAACTTCCCCGACCGTCTTCGTCAGGTACAGGTGCCGATGCTCGCGACTGCCGAGTGCGAGCTCAGCTACGGTGCTTTCCGGCCCGACGTCAACCTGTGCGCCGGGGTCGTCGGCAAGGACTCCTGTCAGGGCGACAGCGGCGGCCCCCTCTTCCGCCAGCCGCCCGCTCGCGAGACCGCCTATCAGATCGGTGTCGTCTCCTACGGGGACGGATGCGGCGGACAAGGAGCGCCTGGGGTGTACGTCTCGTTGAGCTCTGCCGACCTGTGGGACACGATGGCGGAGAGCAGCGAAGGCAAGGCCCTGAAGGAGGCCCTCGGACGCTGA
- a CDS encoding TerC/Alx family metal homeostasis membrane protein — MDIPVWFEITSMIVLTIILIGDLLLIRLRPHIPSTKESTLWVVFYVGLALLFAVLLGNVGGWQNAGDFITGWALEYSLSIDNLFVFVLIMAQFAVPRRLQQQVLMIGIIIALVLRGLFILAGVAIVENFSPIFYIFGAFLIWTAIRQAMPDGDHEGEVQRENFIVRLLRRRVDISETYDGSKIRTTVDGKRMWTPMVIVFITIGVTDLIFAIDSIPAIFEITTNGFLVFAANIFALMGLRQLYFLLGDLLDRLRYLHYGIAVILGFIGIKLILHALHVNELPFINGGEHVEWVPDISNMVSLGVILASMTIATVASLIASSREKRVARRSTTVE, encoded by the coding sequence TTGGACATTCCCGTCTGGTTCGAGATCACCTCGATGATCGTCCTCACGATCATCCTGATCGGCGACCTGCTCCTCATCCGGCTCCGGCCGCACATCCCGTCGACGAAGGAATCCACACTCTGGGTGGTCTTCTACGTGGGCCTCGCGCTGTTGTTCGCTGTGCTCCTCGGAAACGTCGGGGGCTGGCAGAACGCCGGCGACTTCATCACCGGATGGGCGTTGGAGTACAGCCTCTCCATCGACAATCTGTTCGTCTTCGTGCTGATCATGGCCCAGTTCGCCGTTCCGCGACGGCTGCAGCAGCAGGTCTTGATGATCGGCATCATCATCGCGCTCGTCCTGCGAGGGCTCTTCATCCTCGCCGGCGTCGCGATCGTCGAGAACTTCTCGCCGATCTTCTACATCTTCGGCGCCTTCCTCATCTGGACCGCGATCCGCCAGGCCATGCCGGACGGCGACCACGAGGGCGAGGTGCAGCGTGAGAACTTCATCGTGCGGCTGCTGCGTCGCCGGGTGGACATCAGCGAGACCTACGACGGCTCGAAGATCCGCACCACGGTGGACGGCAAGCGCATGTGGACGCCGATGGTCATCGTCTTCATCACCATCGGTGTGACCGATCTGATCTTCGCGATCGACTCCATCCCCGCGATCTTCGAGATCACCACGAACGGCTTCCTCGTCTTCGCCGCCAACATCTTCGCGCTGATGGGGCTCCGCCAGCTCTACTTCCTGCTCGGCGACCTGCTCGACCGGTTGCGCTACCTGCACTACGGCATCGCCGTCATCCTCGGTTTCATCGGCATCAAGCTGATCCTGCACGCCCTGCACGTCAACGAACTGCCGTTCATCAACGGCGGCGAGCACGTCGAGTGGGTGCCCGACATCAGCAACATGGTCTCGCTCGGCGTGATCCTGGCCTCGATGACCATCGCGACGGTCGCAAGCCTGATCGCGTCGTCCCGTGAGAAGCGCGTGGCGAGGCGATCCACCACCGTGGAGTGA
- a CDS encoding helix-turn-helix domain-containing protein, whose product MEDISVITAVHHPLRRRIYDYLLLYGTAQVTAIARALDSQVGSISHHLRMLERAGVVERAPDPAGDRRTSWWKVARRGLTWSTDDYADSPADALLAREAQRQGIRMQIDRLQRWHRSRHDPAFAGYDGSNTETTAWASPEELRDLSARILTTIRAWQDDIDLDDGQDRAPVFVFAHAFPTAP is encoded by the coding sequence GTGGAAGACATCTCCGTGATCACCGCCGTGCATCACCCGCTGCGCCGCCGCATCTACGACTACCTGCTCCTGTACGGCACGGCGCAGGTCACCGCGATCGCCCGCGCACTCGACAGTCAGGTCGGCAGCATCAGCCATCACCTGCGCATGCTCGAGCGCGCCGGTGTCGTGGAACGCGCCCCGGATCCTGCGGGCGACAGACGCACCAGCTGGTGGAAGGTCGCGCGTCGGGGCCTCACCTGGTCGACCGACGACTACGCCGATTCGCCCGCCGATGCCCTGCTCGCCAGAGAGGCCCAGCGACAGGGCATCCGGATGCAGATCGATCGGCTCCAGCGCTGGCATCGCAGTCGCCACGATCCGGCCTTCGCCGGGTACGACGGCTCGAACACCGAGACCACAGCCTGGGCGTCACCCGAGGAACTGCGGGACCTCTCCGCGCGGATCCTCACGACGATCCGCGCGTGGCAGGACGACATCGACCTCGACGATGGCCAGGACCGCGCTCCCGTCTTCGTGTTCGCGCACGCCTTCCCGACGGCGCCGTGA
- a CDS encoding DUF4349 domain-containing protein: protein MNEQTTSGDLPELSDETISRIEDAVFAEIATERAPAHVGEARSRTRHRRWLTGAGIAAAFVVGVLVTPPILGAVGGGTSVTADGVSTSGGSVADSAPSSPERITGITPESLPDGALSSGTDGTLPGTVESGTAEADTGRQIIATAQATVQVKSIPDAATAIAALAEEHGGYVESTEIGKSIAADGPSEPAPVPADSAYGWISIRVPSADLVDVIAALDDTGDVLSSSTSKQDVTSVAIDLQARVDSTRASVERLTQLMAQSGTVAELIEAEVALTDRQAQLESYEQQLAALDDQVAMSSLQVQLTKASTPTTADPAGFVDGLTAGWNGLVVSLNALVIALGFLLPWLVIAGAVVLVVWFLRRARRNRRLAGATTSDETIVEA from the coding sequence ATGAACGAACAGACCACCAGCGGCGACCTGCCCGAGCTCTCGGACGAGACGATCTCCCGCATCGAAGACGCGGTCTTCGCCGAGATCGCCACCGAGCGGGCCCCTGCGCACGTCGGGGAAGCGCGATCGCGGACGCGCCATCGGCGTTGGCTCACCGGCGCAGGCATCGCTGCGGCTTTCGTCGTGGGTGTGCTCGTGACTCCGCCGATCCTCGGTGCCGTCGGCGGAGGCACCTCTGTCACGGCCGACGGCGTGAGCACTTCCGGCGGCTCCGTCGCCGATTCCGCTCCTTCCTCCCCCGAGCGGATCACCGGGATCACACCCGAATCGCTGCCCGACGGCGCACTGAGCTCCGGCACGGACGGAACTCTCCCCGGCACGGTGGAGTCCGGCACCGCGGAGGCCGACACCGGACGCCAGATCATCGCCACGGCGCAGGCGACGGTCCAGGTGAAGAGCATTCCCGATGCCGCGACGGCGATCGCCGCCCTGGCGGAGGAGCACGGCGGCTACGTCGAGAGCACGGAGATCGGGAAGTCGATCGCCGCCGACGGCCCCTCCGAGCCGGCCCCCGTTCCCGCCGATTCGGCGTACGGCTGGATCAGCATCCGGGTGCCGTCGGCTGATCTGGTCGACGTGATCGCCGCTCTCGATGACACCGGCGACGTGCTCTCGTCGTCGACGTCGAAGCAGGACGTGACATCGGTCGCGATCGACCTCCAGGCGCGCGTCGACTCCACCCGAGCGTCGGTCGAGCGGCTCACGCAGCTGATGGCGCAGTCGGGAACCGTCGCCGAGCTGATCGAAGCCGAGGTGGCGCTGACAGACCGCCAGGCACAGCTCGAATCGTATGAGCAGCAGCTCGCCGCTCTCGACGATCAGGTCGCCATGTCATCGCTGCAGGTGCAGCTGACCAAGGCGAGCACGCCGACCACCGCCGACCCTGCCGGCTTCGTCGACGGGCTGACGGCGGGATGGAACGGGCTCGTCGTGTCGCTGAACGCGCTGGTCATCGCCCTGGGCTTCCTCCTCCCCTGGCTCGTGATCGCGGGCGCCGTCGTGCTCGTCGTCTGGTTCCTCCGCCGCGCACGACGGAACCGACGCCTCGCCGGCGCGACGACATCAGACGAGACGATCGTCGAAGCCTGA
- the pepN gene encoding aminopeptidase N, whose amino-acid sequence MDTANLTREETAARSAAVTVHRIRVELDLTGAPERARTGFPSVTTLEFDATTDTTWLDFIGEGVQRVSVNGVDQEIVYDGARISLSGLAASNLVRVEAVGTYSRSGEGLHRFHDPVDDETYLYTQYEPADSRRVMACFEQPDMKAEYTFVVDAPTGWEVLSNQSPTHTDLGVGVQRVEFAPTLPISSYITAVAAGPYSRVDGEWQRGEQSVTLGVFVRRSLAPHLEAEEILEVTRQGLDFFTDAFASPYPWGKYDQIFVPEYNLGAMENPGLVTFTESYLSRGAATDAQRAARANTILHEMAHMWFGDLVTMTWWDDLWLKESFADYMGAHASAVATRYHDAWVKFAASRKAWAYQQDQLPTTHPIVADITDLEAAKLNFDGITYAKGAAVLKQLVAFVGDEAFFEGARRYFAANAFGNTTLDDFLVQLSAVSGRDMSDWSAAWLQTSGVSTLWTETDPEGRQILVQTDPRPHRLRIGLYERMDGRIVRREQRELDVVGERTELDLPEADLVLLNDDDLTYVKARLDEGSLVTVEESLSAIDDPLARALVWSSLWNATRDGELAAQRYLAIVRSHAPHESNIGLLTGVLANAIYTIRHYVSATSREEEQRTWTDGVWSALVSAEAGSDAQLSWARAFATASAFDDEHHAQVRALLEGDAPEGLVIDPDLRWQLLSALVTTGHADLADVAVEEQRDDTGDGRTAARRARASRPDAAVRRDAWQSAWEDLALSNDHLDAEISGFGAGGRRDLIAGFDAEYFARIVQAWDERSIEIARRLVIGLFPAGDSLDAVDAWLAANTAAPAALRRLVVEQRDHLARDLRVRAAQD is encoded by the coding sequence ATGGACACAGCCAACCTCACCCGCGAGGAGACCGCAGCGCGATCCGCTGCCGTCACCGTGCACCGCATCCGCGTCGAGCTCGATCTGACCGGAGCGCCGGAGCGTGCTCGGACCGGGTTCCCCAGCGTGACGACGCTCGAGTTCGACGCGACCACCGACACGACGTGGCTCGACTTCATCGGCGAGGGCGTTCAGCGGGTCTCCGTGAACGGGGTCGACCAGGAGATCGTCTATGACGGGGCACGCATCTCGCTCTCCGGGCTCGCCGCGTCCAACCTCGTGCGGGTCGAAGCGGTCGGAACGTACAGCCGTTCCGGTGAGGGACTGCATCGCTTCCACGACCCCGTCGACGATGAGACCTATCTGTACACGCAGTACGAGCCGGCGGATTCGCGACGCGTCATGGCATGCTTCGAGCAGCCCGACATGAAGGCCGAGTACACGTTCGTGGTGGACGCGCCGACCGGATGGGAGGTGCTCTCCAACCAGTCTCCGACGCATACCGACCTCGGCGTCGGTGTGCAACGTGTGGAGTTCGCCCCCACGCTGCCGATCTCGAGCTACATCACCGCCGTCGCTGCGGGACCGTACTCCCGCGTGGATGGGGAGTGGCAGCGCGGCGAGCAGAGCGTCACGCTCGGGGTGTTCGTCCGGAGGTCGCTCGCTCCGCACCTCGAGGCCGAGGAGATCCTCGAGGTCACACGCCAGGGTCTCGACTTCTTCACCGACGCCTTCGCCTCCCCGTATCCGTGGGGCAAGTACGACCAGATCTTCGTTCCGGAGTACAACCTCGGTGCCATGGAGAACCCCGGTCTGGTCACGTTCACGGAGTCGTACCTCTCCCGCGGCGCGGCGACCGATGCGCAGCGCGCGGCTCGCGCCAACACGATCCTGCACGAGATGGCCCACATGTGGTTCGGCGATCTCGTCACGATGACGTGGTGGGACGATCTGTGGCTCAAGGAGTCTTTCGCCGACTACATGGGTGCGCACGCCTCAGCGGTCGCGACGCGCTATCACGATGCGTGGGTCAAGTTCGCCGCGAGTCGCAAGGCATGGGCGTACCAGCAGGACCAGCTGCCGACGACGCACCCCATCGTGGCGGACATCACCGATCTCGAGGCCGCCAAGCTGAACTTCGACGGGATCACTTACGCCAAGGGCGCCGCCGTGCTCAAGCAGCTCGTCGCATTCGTCGGAGACGAGGCCTTCTTCGAGGGGGCGCGGCGCTACTTCGCCGCCAACGCGTTCGGCAACACCACCCTCGACGACTTCCTGGTGCAGCTGAGCGCGGTGTCGGGGCGCGATATGAGCGACTGGTCCGCGGCATGGCTGCAGACGTCCGGCGTGTCGACGCTCTGGACGGAGACCGACCCAGAGGGACGACAGATCCTCGTGCAGACCGACCCACGGCCGCATCGACTCCGGATCGGGCTGTACGAGCGCATGGACGGTCGTATCGTCCGCCGTGAGCAGCGCGAGCTCGACGTGGTCGGAGAACGCACGGAGCTCGACCTGCCCGAGGCCGATCTCGTTTTGCTCAACGACGATGACCTCACATACGTCAAGGCGCGTCTCGACGAGGGCTCTCTCGTCACCGTCGAGGAATCCCTCTCGGCGATCGACGATCCGCTGGCCCGTGCACTCGTCTGGTCGTCGTTGTGGAATGCGACGCGGGACGGCGAACTCGCCGCGCAGCGCTATCTCGCGATCGTCCGCTCCCATGCGCCTCACGAGTCCAATATCGGGCTGCTGACGGGAGTCCTCGCGAACGCGATCTACACGATCCGCCATTATGTCTCCGCGACCAGCCGCGAAGAGGAGCAGCGGACGTGGACCGACGGCGTGTGGAGCGCGCTGGTATCCGCCGAGGCCGGCAGTGACGCGCAGCTCTCCTGGGCACGGGCGTTCGCGACCGCATCCGCTTTCGACGACGAGCATCATGCACAGGTGCGAGCACTGCTCGAGGGTGATGCGCCGGAGGGACTCGTCATCGATCCCGACCTGCGCTGGCAGCTGCTCAGCGCACTCGTCACCACCGGACATGCCGACCTGGCCGATGTGGCGGTCGAAGAGCAGCGGGATGACACGGGCGACGGTCGAACAGCCGCACGCCGGGCTCGGGCATCGCGCCCGGATGCGGCGGTACGTCGCGACGCGTGGCAGTCCGCCTGGGAGGATCTCGCGCTCAGCAACGATCACCTCGATGCCGAGATCAGCGGTTTCGGGGCCGGCGGGCGGCGCGACCTGATCGCCGGGTTCGACGCGGAGTACTTCGCCAGGATCGTCCAAGCCTGGGACGAGCGCAGCATCGAGATCGCACGACGGCTGGTCATCGGTCTGTTCCCTGCCGGGGACTCCCTGGATGCCGTCGACGCGTGGTTGGCTGCCAACACAGCGGCGCCGGCGGCATTGCGGCGTCTCGTGGTCGAGCAGCGCGACCACCTCGCGCGGGACCTCCGGGTCAGGGCCGCACAGGACTGA
- a CDS encoding MBL fold metallo-hydrolase: MRVTKFEHAALRLDANEKTLLIDPGSFTAPLNDLTDLVGIVITHEHPDHWTTDHFDRLLRAAPGTPIFAPAGVARAAEGYDITVVSPGDTVEIGGFTLRFFGGTHEVIHASLPTVENVGVLVNDELYYPGDSYAVPEGVAVGTLAAPLGAPWLKIGDAMDYVLAVAPRRAFGTHDMTLSVIGRNMHRQRLQWATEQGGGEFFVLEPGESLDL, from the coding sequence ATGCGCGTCACCAAGTTCGAACATGCCGCCCTCCGTCTCGATGCGAACGAGAAGACCCTTCTGATCGATCCCGGATCGTTCACGGCACCCCTGAACGACCTCACCGATCTGGTGGGAATCGTGATCACCCATGAGCATCCGGACCACTGGACGACCGATCACTTCGACCGCCTCCTCCGCGCAGCGCCCGGAACGCCGATCTTCGCGCCCGCGGGTGTCGCCCGCGCGGCCGAGGGATACGACATCACGGTGGTCTCCCCCGGCGACACCGTGGAGATCGGCGGATTCACTCTGCGATTCTTCGGCGGAACGCACGAGGTCATCCACGCCTCTCTCCCGACGGTCGAGAACGTCGGGGTCCTCGTGAACGACGAGCTCTACTACCCCGGCGACTCCTACGCGGTTCCCGAGGGTGTCGCCGTCGGTACTTTGGCCGCGCCGCTCGGCGCCCCCTGGCTGAAGATCGGTGACGCGATGGACTACGTGCTCGCTGTCGCCCCGCGCCGCGCGTTCGGCACCCACGACATGACGCTGTCCGTGATCGGCAGGAACATGCACCGACAGCGACTGCAGTGGGCCACGGAGCAGGGCGGCGGCGAGTTCTTCGTCCTCGAGCCCGGCGAATCCCTCGATCTCTGA